Within Caulobacter segnis, the genomic segment TGCTGGCTAAGGGCGCGCGACCGGATTTCGCGGTCTGGGGCACGGTGATCCCGAACCTGACCTGGAGCAACATCGCCCGCGAGGTGCTGCTGGACGCCGGGGCCGACCCGACCATCCCGGCTTTCTCAACGGTGATGGCCTGCTCGACCAGCATGATCGGCGCGATTGAGGCGGCGGGGATGATCGACGGACGCGGCCGCGACCTGGCCCTGGTCGGCGGCGTCGAGAGCATGAGCCGGGTGCAGATCGGCCTGTCGGTCGCCCTGTCGGACTGGATTCGCAAGTTCCAGGGCGCGAAGACCGGCGGCCAACGTCTGCAGGCGCTGGGCGCGCTGAACCTGAAGGACGTCAGGCTTTACATTCCCAAGGTCGCCAACCGGGTCACCGGCCTGTCGATGGGCGAGCACACCGAGATCACGGCCAAGGATTGGAGCCTGTCGCGCGCCGACCAGGACGCCATCGCCCTGGCCAGCCACCAGGGCGCGGTGAAGGGCTGGGAGGAAGGGTTCTTCGACGACCTGGTGATCCCGATCGGCGGGGCCAAGCGCGACACCATTCCACGCAAAGACTCGACGCTGGAAAAGCTGGCCAAGTTGGCGCCCGCCTTCGACAAGACCAGCGGCAAGGGCACATTGACGGCCGGCAACTCCTCGCCCCTGACCGACGGGGCGGCGGCGATCTGGGTCGGCTCCGAGGCCGGCATGGCGCGGCTGCCGTCCGAGACGCCGAAGGTGCGGATCATCGACCACGAGGTCACGTCGATCGACCTGCGCCACGAGGGTCTGCTGATGGCCCCCGCCTACGGCGTGCCGCGCATGCTGGCCCGCAACGGCATGACCTATGCCGACGTCTCGCTCTGGGAGATCCACGAGGCCTTCGCCGCCCAGGTGCTGTCGCACATCGCGGCGTGGGAGAGCGTCAAGTTCCTGGCCGAGAAGGCCGGTGTCACGGCGCCGATGGGCGCATTCCCGCGCGAGCGCATGAATCCGTACGGTGGGTCGCTGGCGCTGGGCCATCCGTTCGGGGCCACGGGCGCGCGGATCCTTAGCCAGGCGGTGAAGGAACTGGCCGCCCGTCCGAAGGGCGAGCGGGCTATCGTCAGCATCTGCGCCGACGGCGGTCAGGGCACGATGATGTTGCTGGAGAGCGCCTGATTCAGGTCAGGGCGGTGAAGATCAGGGCCACGACGGCGACGTCGAAGATGCGAATGGCGACGGACAGCATGGAGGGCTCGCGGCGGTGAGTTCACCAATGATCCAGCAAGATCCGCGCCAAGCCGTCGGGCGCCGCTGATGGCCCTGTTCTTCGACGCGGCCTGGTATGATGCGCGTCTGGCCGAGCGCGGCCTGGGCCGTGCGATCCTGGGCGTCGCCACCGGCCTGACCGAGGCGGAGCTGACCCTGGCCTTCAAGGACCAGCGCGAGCTGTCGATGCGGGAAGTCTCTGCTTTCGCCGAGCTTTTGGGCGTGACGCCGGCCGAGGCGGCTTCGCGGGCCGGGGTGCGGCCGCCACCCGTCAACGACGCCCAGCGCATCGCGGCGCTGGAGGCGCGGGTGGCTGTCCTGGAGGCCGAGCTGGCCCGCCTGAGACGCTAGATGTTGGTCTTCTTCAGCAGGCCCGCCTTGGGACGGCGATCGGCCGGGCCGGAATATTCCGTGCCGAGATAGGTCGATCTGGCAGTGTCGAGCACTTCCTGCCCACCGCGCAGGCCGCGCTTCTGACCGGATTGACCCATGACGTGAGCGGCGAAGGCGGCGAAGCCTTCACCGCGCGGCGGTCGTTCCCGGCGCGGTGGGGGGGCGTCTTCCTCCGCAACGAAGACGGCCTCTTGCTCGCTCTCATGGCGCTCGTCCTCGCGCGGCGCCGGGAGGGCGCGACGCGTGGGTCCTGGGCGTCGAATGGGATCGATCGGGCCGTTCATACGCGGGACGGTAGAACCAGGACGGTTAAGAAGACCTGGATCGACTTGGTTAAGAAGGTGTGGGTCAGGACTTGTTCGCGAGCTTGGCGAGCTGCTCCTGCATCGCCTCCATCTGGCGCTTCAGTTCGGCCAGCGAGTCGTCGCTGGCCGGCGCGGCGGTCGAGGGCGCGGGGGCTGGTTCGGCGGATGGGGCCGCGGCGTCTTCCGGACGGACGTAGGCGAACGGAGAGAACATCTTCATGGCCCGGTCGAACAGCGCCATGTTCTGGCGGATCTGCTCTTCGTAGACGCCGATGCCGGGCATCTTGCCGGGCGCCAGGTTGGACAGCTGGCCGCGCAAACGCTCCTGCTGCTTGGTAAAGCTCTCGAGCGACATCTCCAGATACGACGGCAGGAAGGCCTGCATCGAGTTGCCGTAGAAGCCGATCAGCTGACGGAGGAACTGGATGGGCAGCAGGTTCTGGCCGCCGCCGCGGTTCTCTTCCTCGAAGATGATTTGGGTCAGCACCGAGCGCGTGATGTCGTCGTTGGTCTTGGCGTCGTAGACCACGAAGTCGACCCCCTCCTTCACCATGTCCGAGAGGTGTTCGAGGGTGACGTAAGAGGAAGACGCTGTGTTGTAGAGGCGACGGTTGGCGTATTTCTTGATGATCACGCGTTGCCCGGCCGATTTCTCGGTCCCGGCGGCCGTTTCGCCTTTTTCAGGGTTCTCGGACATTTCGTTCCCTAGTCCAGAGGTTCCGTCCTCTTTCGCATCGCACTATCGCTAATGCAAAGGCATGGCGCCAGTGGTCAGATGACTTGGAGGTGTCGCGAAGGCGTGAAAATGTGCTCGTGACGAACGCGGCCCGGATGTGCATGTTGATGCTGCATCGCAAAAGAACGGGCGCCGCAGCCGCGAACGCGTCACGTCAGAATGTCACGGGAGCTATCGCATGAGCGACATCGTCATCGTCTCCGCCGCCCGCACGCCGGTCGGCTCGTTCAACGGGGCGCTGTCCAGCCTGCCCGCCGCCGAACTGGGCAAGATCGCCATCGAGGCGGCCGTGTCTCGCGCTGGACTGGCGCCGGCGGACGTGGACGAGGTCATCCTCGGCCAGGTGCTGCAAGCCGCCGCCGGCCAGGGCCCGGCCCGCCAGGCCTCGGTCAAGGCCGGCATCCCGGTCGAGAGCCCGGCCTGGAGCCTGAACCAGCTTTGCGGCTCGGGCCTGCGCGCCGTCGCCCTGGCGGCCCAGCAGATCGCCGATGGTTCGGCCAAGGTGGTCGTCGCCGGCGGCCAGGAGAGCATGAGCCAGGCCCCGCACGCCCAGAACCTGCGCGGCGGCCAGAAGATGGGCGACCTGCAGTTCGTCGACACCATGATCAAGGACGGCCTGTGGGACGCCTTCCACGGCTACCACATGGGCCAGACGGCCGAGAACATCGCCAACCGCTGGCAGATCACCCGCGAAGACCAGGACAAGTTCGCCGTCGCCAGCCAGAACAAGGCCGAGGCCGCGCAGAAGGGCGGCAAGTTCGACGAGGAGATCGTCCCGGTCACCATCAAGGGCCGCAAGGGCGACACGGTCGTCGACAAGGACGAGTTTATCCGTCACGGCGCGACGCTGGAAAGCGTCCAGGGCCTCAAGCCCGTGTTCAACAAGGAAGGCTCCGTCACCGCGGCCAACGCCTCGGGCCTGAACGACGGCGCCGCCGCCCTCGTCCTGATGAGCGCCGAGGAGGCCGCCAAGCGCGGTCTCAAGCCTCTGGCCAAGATCGCCTCGTGGGCCAATGCCGGCGTCGAGCCCGAGATCATGGGCACCGGCCCGATCCCCGCCTCGAAGAAAGCGCTCGAGAAGGCCGGCTGGTCGGTCGGCGACCTCGACCTGGTCGAGAGCAACGAGGCCTTCGCCGCCCAGTCACTGTGCGTGGTCCGCGAGCTGGGTCTCGACCCGGCCAAGGTCAACGTCAACGGCGGCGCCATCGCCATCGGGCACCCGATCGGCGCGTCGGGCGCGCGGATCCTG encodes:
- a CDS encoding acetyl-CoA C-acyltransferase, giving the protein MPAAKSSASKSSAADVWIASGVRTPFAKVDGPLASYDAIELSVPVVKAMLAKGARPDFAVWGTVIPNLTWSNIAREVLLDAGADPTIPAFSTVMACSTSMIGAIEAAGMIDGRGRDLALVGGVESMSRVQIGLSVALSDWIRKFQGAKTGGQRLQALGALNLKDVRLYIPKVANRVTGLSMGEHTEITAKDWSLSRADQDAIALASHQGAVKGWEEGFFDDLVIPIGGAKRDTIPRKDSTLEKLAKLAPAFDKTSGKGTLTAGNSSPLTDGAAAIWVGSEAGMARLPSETPKVRIIDHEVTSIDLRHEGLLMAPAYGVPRMLARNGMTYADVSLWEIHEAFAAQVLSHIAAWESVKFLAEKAGVTAPMGAFPRERMNPYGGSLALGHPFGATGARILSQAVKELAARPKGERAIVSICADGGQGTMMLLESA
- a CDS encoding acetyl-CoA C-acetyltransferase translates to MSDIVIVSAARTPVGSFNGALSSLPAAELGKIAIEAAVSRAGLAPADVDEVILGQVLQAAAGQGPARQASVKAGIPVESPAWSLNQLCGSGLRAVALAAQQIADGSAKVVVAGGQESMSQAPHAQNLRGGQKMGDLQFVDTMIKDGLWDAFHGYHMGQTAENIANRWQITREDQDKFAVASQNKAEAAQKGGKFDEEIVPVTIKGRKGDTVVDKDEFIRHGATLESVQGLKPVFNKEGSVTAANASGLNDGAAALVLMSAEEAAKRGLKPLAKIASWANAGVEPEIMGTGPIPASKKALEKAGWSVGDLDLVESNEAFAAQSLCVVRELGLDPAKVNVNGGAIAIGHPIGASGARILTTLLHEMKRSGAKKGLATLCVGGGMGVAMCVEAV
- the phaR gene encoding polyhydroxyalkanoate synthesis repressor PhaR, whose translation is MSENPEKGETAAGTEKSAGQRVIIKKYANRRLYNTASSSYVTLEHLSDMVKEGVDFVVYDAKTNDDITRSVLTQIIFEEENRGGGQNLLPIQFLRQLIGFYGNSMQAFLPSYLEMSLESFTKQQERLRGQLSNLAPGKMPGIGVYEEQIRQNMALFDRAMKMFSPFAYVRPEDAAAPSAEPAPAPSTAAPASDDSLAELKRQMEAMQEQLAKLANKS
- a CDS encoding DNA-binding protein; this encodes MALFFDAAWYDARLAERGLGRAILGVATGLTEAELTLAFKDQRELSMREVSAFAELLGVTPAEAASRAGVRPPPVNDAQRIAALEARVAVLEAELARLRR